The following proteins are encoded in a genomic region of Sesamum indicum cultivar Zhongzhi No. 13 linkage group LG8, S_indicum_v1.0, whole genome shotgun sequence:
- the LOC105167559 gene encoding protein EPIDERMAL PATTERNING FACTOR 1, with protein MKPLTHKRADTLQVAGSSLPDCTHACGSCTPCRLVMVSFVCSSIEEAETCPIAYKCMCHNKSYPVP; from the coding sequence ATGAAGCCATTGACGCACAAAAGAGCTGATACACTGCAGGTTGCCGGGTCAAGCTTACCGGATTGTACTCACGCCTGTGGATCTTGTACTCCATGCCGACTAGTCATGGTTAGCTTTGTTTGCTCATCCATTGAAGAGGCAGAGACTTGCCCTATAGCTTATAAATGCATGTGTCACAACAAGTCATATCCAGTTccatga